In one window of Paraburkholderia phymatum STM815 DNA:
- a CDS encoding helix-turn-helix transcriptional regulator: MNQTYSADASLAQRANEEAPKAEREERDPFLTAMGERVRLLRARRGMTRKTLASETGLSERHLANLESGVGNASVLVLRQIAATLNCPLAEVIGDETTSSAEWLLIRELLHGRDQAALQRARVALSEMFAQAPRDPHRKDRIALIGLRGAGKSTLGRMLAQERKVPFIEITKVIQQMAGCPPSEIHSLYGASAYRRYEQRALEAVIGEHERAVIASPGGLVSEPATFNALLAHCFTVWLQASPEEHMRRVVAQGDLRPMSGNKEAMEDLKRILAGRGELYNRADMIFDTSERTLADAYLQLRDRLAARLAAELGDET, from the coding sequence ATGAACCAAACTTACTCCGCGGATGCGTCTTTGGCTCAGCGCGCCAACGAAGAAGCGCCGAAAGCCGAGCGCGAAGAACGCGATCCCTTTCTCACCGCGATGGGCGAGCGTGTGCGCTTGCTGCGGGCGCGACGCGGCATGACGCGCAAGACGCTGGCGTCGGAGACGGGCCTGTCGGAGCGACACCTCGCGAATCTTGAATCGGGCGTGGGCAATGCCTCGGTGCTGGTGCTGCGCCAGATCGCGGCGACGCTGAACTGTCCGCTCGCCGAAGTGATCGGAGACGAAACCACGTCGTCGGCCGAGTGGCTGCTGATTCGCGAACTGTTGCACGGCCGCGATCAGGCCGCGCTGCAGCGTGCGCGGGTTGCGTTGTCCGAGATGTTCGCGCAGGCGCCGCGCGACCCGCATCGCAAGGACCGGATCGCGCTGATCGGCTTGCGCGGCGCGGGCAAGTCGACGCTTGGACGCATGCTCGCACAGGAGCGCAAGGTGCCGTTCATCGAGATCACGAAAGTGATCCAGCAGATGGCGGGCTGTCCGCCGTCGGAAATTCATTCGCTGTATGGCGCGAGCGCCTATCGACGTTACGAGCAGCGCGCGCTGGAGGCGGTGATCGGCGAGCACGAGCGGGCGGTCATCGCGTCGCCGGGCGGGCTGGTGTCCGAACCCGCTACGTTCAACGCATTGCTCGCGCACTGTTTCACCGTGTGGCTCCAGGCCAGTCCGGAAGAGCACATGCGCCGCGTAGTCGCGCAGGGCGATTTGCGGCCGATGTCGGGCAACAAGGAGGCGATGGAAGATCTGAAGCGCATCCTCGCGGGACGCGGCGAACTCTACAACCGCGCTGACATGATTTTCGACACGAGCGAGCGCACCCTCGCCGACGCCTATCTCCAGTTGCGCGATCGACTTGCCGCACGGTTAGCCGCCGAACTTGGCGACGAAACGTAA
- a CDS encoding phosphocholine-specific phospholipase C yields MTSTNRRDFLRTAAQAAGSATALTMLPVGIRNALAIPANNRTGSVRDIEHIVVLMQENRSFDHYFGTLRGVRGFGDTRAINLPSGKSVWHQPGLGGIGEVLPFRPTAPDLGLQFLEDLPHDWPTTHGAWNGGRYDQWVPKKGTTTMAYLTRDDIPFHYQLADSFTICDAYHCSLMGATDPNRYYMWTGWVGNDGSGGGPVVDNSEAGYGWSTYPEVLEAAGISWKIYQDIGTGLDANGSWGWTSNPYIGNYGDNALLYFNQYRNAQPGNPLYDKARTGTNVSAGDTYFDILRKDVQSNQLPQVSWIVAPEAYSEHPNWPANYGAWYIDQVLQILTSNPEVWSKTALLINYDENDGFFDHMSPPFAPSSNANGLSTVDTTNEIYPGGNNGQYGAGPYGLGPRVPMLVVSPWSKGGWVCSEVFDHTSVIRLIEARFGHGHKLSEPNITPWRRTVCGDLTSAFNFKNPNDAFPTLPSTASYKPQDQQRHPDYKPVPPLVGSVPKQESGVRPARALPYELFVRIDDNSSGKVSMRFVNTGDAGANFLVFEALSADAPRTYTVEAGKRLVDQLPVKADGSYDFTVHGPNGFLRRFAGKQTSGYFWNSRDRASPEVAEGYDVANGNLQLRLKNDGNTRCQFKIVNAYDSGTPLIRSVRGGDSDTVYLDLRKVYGWYDLTITVDTDPSFTRRIAGHVETGKPSMSDPALGA; encoded by the coding sequence ATGACCTCAACAAACCGCCGTGATTTCTTGCGCACAGCCGCCCAGGCAGCCGGCTCTGCTACCGCATTGACGATGCTTCCCGTGGGCATCCGCAACGCGCTCGCGATTCCCGCGAACAACAGGACGGGCAGCGTCCGCGACATCGAACATATTGTCGTGCTGATGCAGGAAAACCGTTCGTTCGACCATTACTTCGGCACACTGAGGGGCGTGCGCGGGTTCGGCGATACGCGAGCGATCAACCTGCCGAGCGGCAAGTCGGTGTGGCATCAGCCCGGACTGGGCGGCATCGGCGAAGTGTTGCCATTCCGTCCGACAGCGCCGGACCTCGGCCTGCAATTCCTGGAGGATCTGCCGCACGACTGGCCGACGACGCACGGCGCATGGAACGGCGGTCGCTACGATCAGTGGGTGCCGAAAAAAGGCACGACGACAATGGCGTACCTCACACGCGACGACATTCCTTTCCACTACCAGCTCGCCGACTCGTTCACAATCTGCGACGCATACCACTGCTCGCTGATGGGCGCGACCGATCCGAACCGCTACTACATGTGGACGGGCTGGGTCGGCAACGACGGCTCGGGCGGCGGCCCGGTCGTCGACAACTCCGAAGCGGGTTACGGCTGGTCGACGTATCCGGAAGTGCTGGAAGCCGCGGGCATTTCATGGAAGATCTATCAGGACATCGGCACCGGTCTCGATGCAAACGGATCGTGGGGCTGGACCAGCAATCCCTACATCGGCAATTACGGCGACAACGCGCTGCTGTACTTCAACCAGTATCGCAATGCGCAGCCGGGCAACCCGCTGTACGACAAAGCGCGCACGGGCACGAACGTGTCGGCGGGCGACACGTACTTCGACATTCTGCGCAAGGACGTGCAGAGCAACCAGTTGCCGCAGGTGTCGTGGATCGTCGCGCCAGAAGCGTACTCCGAGCATCCGAACTGGCCCGCGAATTACGGAGCGTGGTATATCGATCAGGTGTTGCAGATTCTGACGTCGAACCCCGAGGTGTGGAGCAAGACCGCGCTCCTCATCAACTACGACGAGAACGACGGCTTCTTCGATCACATGTCGCCGCCGTTTGCGCCGTCGTCGAATGCGAACGGGCTGTCTACCGTCGACACGACCAATGAAATCTATCCGGGCGGCAATAACGGTCAATATGGCGCCGGCCCGTATGGGCTCGGGCCGCGTGTGCCGATGCTCGTCGTGTCCCCTTGGTCGAAGGGCGGCTGGGTATGCTCCGAGGTGTTCGATCACACGTCGGTGATCCGCCTTATCGAGGCGCGTTTCGGGCACGGCCACAAGCTGTCGGAGCCGAACATCACGCCGTGGCGCCGTACCGTGTGCGGCGACCTGACGTCCGCGTTCAACTTCAAGAATCCGAACGATGCGTTCCCGACACTCCCCTCCACCGCGTCGTACAAGCCGCAGGATCAGCAACGCCATCCCGACTACAAGCCCGTGCCGCCGCTGGTCGGTTCCGTGCCGAAACAGGAATCGGGAGTGCGTCCGGCGCGCGCGCTGCCGTACGAGTTGTTTGTGCGCATCGACGACAACAGCAGTGGCAAAGTGTCCATGCGCTTCGTCAACACGGGTGACGCCGGCGCGAACTTCCTTGTGTTCGAAGCGCTCAGCGCCGATGCGCCACGCACGTACACGGTCGAAGCGGGCAAGCGTCTCGTCGATCAACTGCCTGTCAAGGCGGACGGTTCCTACGACTTCACGGTGCATGGACCGAACGGGTTCCTGCGTCGTTTTGCCGGCAAGCAGACTTCCGGGTACTTCTGGAACAGCCGCGACCGCGCGAGTCCAGAAGTTGCGGAAGGCTACGACGTGGCAAACGGCAATCTGCAACTGCGCCTGAAGAATGACGGCAACACGCGCTGTCAGTTCAAGATCGTCAATGCCTACGACTCGGGCACGCCGCTCATCCGTTCGGTGCGCGGCGGCGATAGCGATACCGTCTATCTCGATCTGCGCAAGGTTTATGGCTGGTACGACCTGACCATCACCGTCGATACCGATCCGTCGTTCACGCGCCGTATTGCAGGTCACGTCGAGACGGGCAAGCCGAGCATGAGCGATCCGGCGCTGGGCGCGTAA
- a CDS encoding glutathione binding-like protein, translating into MPDPSVFPIARKWPAAHPERIQLYSLPTPNGVKVSIMLEETGLAYEPHLVRFDSNDQLSPEFVSLNPNNKIPAIIDPNGPDGEPLPLFESGAILIYLADKTGQLMPQRASARYETIQWVMFQMGGIGPMFGQVGFFHKFAGKDYEDKRPRDRYINESKRLLNVLNERLATRKWIMGDDYTIADIATFPWVRNLVGFYEAGDLVGFDNYPHVKRTLDAFLARPAVVRGLDIPQRG; encoded by the coding sequence ATGCCTGACCCATCCGTTTTCCCGATCGCGAGAAAGTGGCCCGCCGCACACCCCGAGCGCATTCAACTCTATTCGCTGCCGACCCCGAACGGCGTCAAGGTGTCGATCATGCTGGAAGAAACGGGTCTCGCGTACGAGCCGCATCTGGTCCGCTTCGATTCGAACGATCAGCTCTCGCCGGAATTTGTGTCGCTCAACCCAAACAACAAAATTCCCGCGATCATCGATCCGAATGGGCCAGATGGCGAGCCGCTGCCGCTCTTCGAATCAGGCGCGATCCTGATCTATCTCGCCGACAAGACGGGGCAACTGATGCCGCAGCGCGCGTCTGCTCGCTACGAGACGATTCAATGGGTGATGTTTCAGATGGGCGGCATCGGTCCGATGTTCGGCCAGGTTGGCTTCTTTCACAAGTTCGCCGGCAAGGACTACGAGGACAAGCGTCCGCGCGACCGCTACATTAACGAATCGAAGCGCCTGCTCAACGTGCTGAACGAGCGGCTCGCCACCCGCAAATGGATCATGGGCGACGACTACACGATCGCGGACATCGCGACGTTTCCGTGGGTGCGCAATCTGGTGGGCTTTTATGAGGCGGGCGATCTCGTCGGCTTCGACAACTATCCGCATGTGAAGCGAACCCTCGACGCGTTTCTGGCGCGTCCTGCTGTCGTCAGAGGGTTGGACATTCCGCAGCGCGGATAA
- a CDS encoding benzoate-CoA ligase family protein, whose translation MQALPESPPREPAPTVEPPPAQFNFASHLFRLNDVRADKPAYIDDAGVTSYAQLEHRSRRFASALRSLGVHAEERILLVMLDTAELPVAFLGALYAGVVPVVANTLLTATDYRYMLTHSHARAVIASGPLVPTVEQALSEAEQDGCLLIVSQPVHFDPPPMHVLSRLIDGAEPLLKPNASSGDDIAFWLYSSGSTGKPKGTVHTHANLYWTAELYAKPILGINERDVVFSAAKLFFAYGLGNALTFPLTVGATTVLMAERPTPDAVFRRLVEHRPTIFYGVPTLYASMLVSPNLPPREQVAMRICASAGEALPREIGERFTAHFGCEILDGIGSTEMLHIFLSNRAGEVEYGTTGRPVPGYEVELRDEAGRTVPDGEVGDLFIKGPSAALMYWSNREKSRATFLGEWIRSGDKYCRLPNGCYQYAGRSDDMLKVSGQYVSPVEVEMALVQHTAVLEAAVVGVDHGGLVKTRAFVVLKQTADACDTLADDLKSFVKGKLAPHKYPRDIVFVDDLPKTATGKIQRFKLREQLTS comes from the coding sequence ATGCAAGCCTTGCCGGAATCGCCGCCACGCGAGCCTGCACCGACAGTCGAGCCGCCGCCCGCGCAGTTCAACTTCGCGTCCCATCTGTTTCGGCTGAACGACGTGCGGGCAGACAAGCCCGCCTACATCGACGATGCAGGCGTCACGTCGTATGCGCAACTCGAGCACCGCTCGCGCCGCTTCGCTTCCGCTTTGCGCTCGCTGGGTGTGCATGCCGAAGAACGGATCCTGCTCGTGATGCTCGACACGGCGGAATTGCCCGTCGCGTTTCTCGGCGCGCTGTATGCGGGTGTCGTGCCCGTCGTGGCGAACACGCTGCTGACGGCGACCGACTATCGGTACATGCTCACGCACAGCCACGCACGCGCGGTGATCGCTTCGGGTCCACTGGTGCCGACGGTCGAGCAAGCGTTGAGCGAAGCGGAACAAGACGGCTGCCTGCTGATCGTGTCGCAGCCGGTGCACTTCGATCCGCCGCCGATGCATGTGCTGAGCCGGCTGATCGACGGTGCCGAGCCTCTGCTGAAACCGAATGCAAGTAGCGGCGACGATATTGCATTCTGGTTGTATTCATCGGGTTCCACGGGCAAGCCGAAAGGCACCGTCCATACGCACGCGAACCTGTACTGGACTGCAGAGCTTTACGCGAAGCCGATACTCGGCATCAATGAGCGCGACGTCGTGTTCTCCGCAGCCAAGCTGTTCTTTGCCTATGGGCTCGGCAACGCGCTGACATTCCCATTGACGGTCGGCGCAACGACGGTATTGATGGCCGAACGTCCGACACCGGACGCGGTTTTCAGGCGGCTCGTCGAGCATCGGCCGACGATCTTCTACGGCGTACCGACGCTGTACGCGAGCATGCTGGTGTCGCCGAACCTGCCGCCGCGCGAGCAGGTGGCGATGCGCATCTGTGCGTCGGCGGGCGAAGCATTGCCACGAGAAATCGGCGAACGGTTCACCGCGCATTTCGGATGTGAGATTCTCGACGGCATCGGTTCGACCGAAATGCTGCATATCTTCCTGTCGAACCGCGCAGGCGAAGTCGAGTACGGAACGACGGGCCGTCCGGTGCCTGGATATGAAGTGGAGTTGCGCGATGAAGCGGGTCGCACGGTGCCGGACGGCGAGGTCGGCGATCTGTTCATCAAGGGACCCAGCGCCGCCCTGATGTACTGGAGCAACCGCGAGAAATCGCGAGCGACCTTTCTGGGCGAATGGATTCGTAGTGGCGACAAGTATTGCCGCCTGCCGAACGGCTGCTATCAATACGCAGGGCGCAGCGACGACATGTTGAAGGTAAGCGGCCAGTATGTGTCGCCCGTCGAAGTGGAAATGGCGCTCGTGCAACATACTGCCGTGCTGGAGGCCGCGGTTGTCGGCGTCGATCATGGCGGTCTCGTGAAAACGCGTGCGTTCGTCGTGCTGAAGCAAACTGCCGATGCATGCGACACACTCGCCGATGACCTGAAGTCGTTCGTCAAGGGCAAGCTCGCGCCGCACAAGTATCCTCGCGATATCGTCTTCGTCGACGATCTGCCGAAGACGGCAACGGGTAAGATTCAACGCTTCAAATTGCGAGAACAGCTCACTAGCTGA
- the boxC gene encoding 2,3-epoxybenzoyl-CoA dihydrolase, which translates to MSPAHAAAARVDYRTDPAHYKHWKLSFDGAVATLGIDIAEDGGIRDGYKLKLNSYDLGVDIELHDALQRIRFEHPEVRTVVVTSLKDRVFCSGANIFMLGLSSHAWKVNFCKFTNETRNGIEDSSLHSGLKFLAAVNGSCAGGGYELALACDEIYLVDDRSSSVALPEVPLLGVLPGTGGLTRVTDKRKVRHDRADIFCTVVEGIRGTRAKEWRLVDEVVKPNGFEQAIAARALELAALSDRPANARGVTLTRIERMDREDGITYATLDVTIDRAKRTATFTAKAPSTAQPLDIDAVVAMGASWWPLQFARELDDAILSMRTNELDVGTWILKTQGDARGVLAADATLLQHKDHWFVRETIGLLRRTLARIDVSSRSLFALIEPGSCFAGTLAEFAFAADRTYMAALPANEDEEPAITLSEVNFGLYPMVTHQSRLARRFYEETEPLDAARAKTGQPVKAAEAERLGLVTASLDDIDWADEIRIALEERAAMSPDALTGMEANLRFNGRETMETRIFGRLTAWQNWIFNRPNAVGEKGALKVYGKGSKAQFDVSRV; encoded by the coding sequence ATGTCCCCGGCACACGCCGCCGCCGCGCGCGTCGACTACCGCACGGATCCCGCGCACTACAAGCACTGGAAGCTCTCGTTCGACGGCGCCGTTGCGACGCTCGGCATCGATATCGCCGAAGACGGCGGCATCCGTGACGGCTACAAGCTGAAGCTCAATTCATACGACCTCGGCGTCGACATCGAACTTCACGATGCACTTCAGCGCATCCGCTTCGAGCATCCCGAAGTGCGCACGGTCGTCGTCACGAGTCTGAAGGATCGTGTGTTCTGCTCGGGTGCAAACATCTTCATGCTGGGTCTGTCGTCGCATGCATGGAAGGTCAACTTCTGCAAATTCACGAACGAGACTCGCAACGGCATCGAGGACTCGTCGCTTCACTCGGGCCTGAAGTTTCTTGCAGCCGTAAATGGTTCATGTGCAGGCGGCGGATATGAACTGGCGCTCGCCTGCGACGAAATCTATCTGGTCGACGACCGCTCGTCGTCGGTGGCGCTGCCGGAAGTGCCGCTACTCGGTGTGCTGCCTGGCACGGGCGGCCTCACGCGCGTCACGGACAAGCGCAAGGTGCGGCACGATCGCGCCGACATATTCTGCACGGTGGTCGAAGGCATTCGCGGCACGCGTGCGAAAGAATGGCGTCTTGTCGATGAAGTCGTAAAGCCGAACGGGTTCGAACAGGCGATCGCTGCGCGCGCGCTGGAACTCGCTGCGCTAAGCGACCGACCGGCGAATGCACGAGGCGTGACGCTGACGCGCATTGAACGCATGGATCGCGAAGACGGCATCACGTATGCGACGCTCGACGTGACGATCGACCGCGCGAAGCGCACGGCCACGTTCACGGCCAAAGCGCCGTCGACGGCGCAACCTTTGGATATCGATGCCGTCGTCGCGATGGGCGCGAGCTGGTGGCCGCTGCAATTTGCGCGCGAACTCGACGACGCGATCCTGTCGATGCGCACCAACGAACTCGATGTCGGCACGTGGATTCTAAAGACGCAAGGCGACGCGCGTGGCGTGCTCGCCGCCGACGCCACGCTGCTGCAGCACAAGGACCACTGGTTCGTGCGCGAAACGATCGGTCTGCTGCGCCGCACGCTCGCGCGCATCGACGTCTCGTCGCGTTCGCTGTTTGCCCTGATCGAGCCGGGCTCGTGTTTCGCGGGTACGCTCGCCGAGTTCGCGTTTGCCGCCGACCGCACTTACATGGCCGCGCTGCCCGCGAACGAAGATGAAGAGCCCGCGATCACGCTGTCGGAGGTCAATTTCGGTCTCTATCCGATGGTCACGCATCAGTCGCGGCTTGCGCGGCGCTTCTACGAAGAGACGGAGCCACTCGACGCCGCGCGCGCGAAAACCGGCCAGCCAGTGAAAGCGGCGGAAGCGGAGCGGCTCGGCCTCGTGACGGCGTCGCTGGACGATATCGATTGGGCCGATGAGATTCGCATCGCCCTCGAGGAACGCGCGGCGATGTCGCCGGATGCGCTGACGGGCATGGAAGCGAATTTGCGTTTCAATGGCCGCGAGACGATGGAGACGCGTATCTTCGGGCGGCTGACGGCCTGGCAGAACTGGATTTTCAACCGGCCGAATGCGGTGGGCGAGAAGGGCGCGCTCAAGGTGTACGGCAAGGGCAGCAAGGCGCAATTCGACGTCTCGCGTGTCTGA
- a CDS encoding DUF4863 family protein, protein MSPQDFQRLIAGVTAQLDGHPLDGSLGAWLNATWPAGSAMYDALADACRTGVAEGWLCNREHGGLRFGRIIKPSPDTHGFSVDVVDMQDMAGPYHLHPHGEIDLIMPLSDGATFDGHPAGWCVYGPGSAHRPTVAQGRALVLYLLPQGAIEFTRDATTV, encoded by the coding sequence ATGTCCCCTCAAGACTTTCAGCGTCTGATTGCCGGCGTAACGGCACAACTGGACGGCCACCCGCTCGATGGATCGCTCGGCGCCTGGCTGAATGCGACCTGGCCGGCCGGCAGCGCGATGTATGACGCACTGGCCGACGCATGCCGTACGGGTGTCGCCGAAGGCTGGCTGTGCAATCGCGAGCATGGCGGGCTCCGCTTCGGTCGCATCATTAAGCCCTCCCCCGACACGCATGGTTTTTCCGTTGACGTCGTCGACATGCAGGACATGGCCGGTCCGTATCATCTGCACCCGCACGGAGAAATTGACCTGATCATGCCGCTCTCGGACGGCGCGACCTTCGACGGGCATCCCGCCGGCTGGTGCGTCTACGGTCCCGGCAGCGCGCATCGGCCGACGGTTGCGCAGGGTCGGGCGCTCGTGCTGTATCTGCTGCCGCAAGGTGCAATCGAATTCACACGGGACGCGACCACTGTGTGA
- the boxB gene encoding benzoyl-CoA 2,3-epoxidase subunit BoxB produces MSTIDYSDKIPNNVNLADDRTLQRALEQWQPNFLSWWGDMGPDGSHNYDVYLRTATSVDPGGWAHFDYVKMPDYRWGIFLAPGDPERKINFGEHKGEAAWQDVPGEHRANLRRIIVTQGDTEPASVEQQRHLGLTAPSMYDLRNLFQVNVEEGRHLWAMVYLLHRYFGRDGREEAQALLGRRSGDDDNPRILGAFNEKTPDWLAFYMFTYFTDRDGKFQLSALAESGFDPLARTTKFMLTEEAHHMFVGESGVSRVVQRTAQVMNELGTDDVNRIRAAGVIDLPTIQRYLNFHYSVTIDLFGADQSSNAATFYNSGLKGRYEETKRDDDHQLNGQSYKLLDVEDGKLVEREVPMLNAMNEVLRDDYIKDSVAGVGRWNKVLEKAGIDCRLTVPHKAFNRQIGTFAGTRVSPDGRVIGEAEWAANEANWLPGPEDRAYVASLMGRVVEAGRFANWIAPPAMGINRQPVDFEYVRFN; encoded by the coding sequence ATGTCCACCATCGACTACAGCGACAAGATTCCGAACAACGTCAACCTCGCCGACGACCGCACGCTGCAACGCGCGCTCGAACAATGGCAACCGAATTTCCTGTCGTGGTGGGGTGACATGGGCCCCGACGGCTCGCACAACTACGACGTGTATCTGCGCACGGCAACGAGCGTCGACCCCGGCGGTTGGGCGCATTTCGACTACGTGAAGATGCCCGATTATCGCTGGGGCATCTTTCTCGCGCCGGGCGACCCGGAACGCAAGATCAACTTCGGCGAGCATAAGGGCGAAGCGGCCTGGCAGGACGTGCCAGGAGAGCATCGCGCGAATCTGCGTCGCATCATCGTCACCCAGGGCGACACCGAGCCGGCTTCCGTCGAACAGCAGCGTCATCTGGGACTGACCGCGCCGTCGATGTACGACCTGCGCAACCTGTTCCAGGTGAATGTCGAAGAAGGGCGGCACCTGTGGGCGATGGTGTATCTGCTGCATCGTTACTTCGGCCGCGACGGGCGCGAAGAAGCGCAAGCATTGCTAGGGCGCCGGTCGGGCGACGACGACAATCCGCGCATTCTCGGCGCGTTCAACGAAAAAACGCCTGACTGGCTCGCGTTCTACATGTTCACGTACTTCACCGATCGCGACGGCAAGTTTCAGCTGAGCGCGCTTGCCGAGTCCGGTTTCGACCCGCTCGCGCGCACGACGAAGTTCATGCTGACGGAAGAAGCGCATCATATGTTCGTCGGCGAGTCCGGTGTGTCGCGTGTCGTTCAGCGCACCGCGCAAGTGATGAACGAACTTGGAACGGACGACGTGAACAGGATTCGCGCGGCTGGCGTGATCGATCTGCCGACCATCCAGCGCTATCTGAACTTCCACTATTCGGTCACGATCGACCTGTTCGGCGCGGATCAGTCGTCGAATGCGGCGACGTTTTACAACTCGGGTCTCAAGGGCCGCTACGAAGAAACGAAGCGCGACGACGACCATCAGTTGAACGGGCAAAGCTACAAGCTGCTCGATGTCGAGGACGGCAAGCTCGTCGAACGCGAAGTGCCCATGCTCAATGCGATGAACGAAGTGCTGCGCGACGACTACATCAAGGATTCCGTTGCTGGCGTCGGACGCTGGAACAAGGTACTGGAGAAGGCGGGTATCGATTGTCGTCTGACCGTGCCGCACAAGGCGTTCAACCGTCAGATCGGCACTTTCGCGGGCACTCGTGTGTCGCCCGATGGACGTGTCATTGGCGAAGCAGAGTGGGCCGCGAACGAAGCGAACTGGCTGCCGGGCCCGGAAGACCGCGCTTACGTCGCATCGCTGATGGGCCGCGTCGTCGAAGCCGGCCGGTTCGCGAACTGGATCGCGCCGCCCGCGATGGGCATCAACCGTCAGCCCGTCGATTTCGAATACGTGCGCTTCAACTGA
- a CDS encoding alpha/beta fold hydrolase produces MAEPVTTLRDASQSASIALPANDQRGALTIEYRWLNPRFADAPLAVFLHEGLGSVAMWKDWPQTLCDRLGMRGLVYSRPGYGRSTPRPHDAKLAVDFMSVQARDVLPALLDALEVNAAERKRMWLIGHSDGGSITLLYAAAFPNSLAGAVAIAPHVFVEDISVASIAEAKTAYEESDLRAKLARHHDDVDSAFYGWNDVWLSDAFRSWNIVDELDCIRCPLLAVQGYDDHYGSMAQIDTIAQRASQTELAKLDRCGHSPHRDAPDALNDAIVAFIGKHNASAGI; encoded by the coding sequence ATGGCCGAACCTGTGACCACCTTGCGCGATGCGTCCCAGAGCGCATCGATTGCATTGCCGGCGAACGACCAACGCGGCGCGTTGACGATCGAATATCGCTGGCTCAATCCCCGCTTCGCCGACGCGCCGCTTGCGGTTTTTCTGCACGAAGGGCTCGGTTCCGTCGCGATGTGGAAGGATTGGCCGCAGACCTTGTGCGACCGGCTCGGCATGCGCGGTCTCGTGTATTCGCGCCCGGGCTACGGACGTTCGACGCCCCGTCCGCATGACGCGAAGCTCGCCGTCGATTTCATGTCGGTGCAGGCGCGCGACGTTCTCCCCGCGCTGCTCGATGCACTCGAAGTGAACGCAGCAGAACGAAAACGCATGTGGTTGATCGGTCACAGCGACGGCGGATCGATTACGCTGCTTTATGCTGCCGCTTTTCCCAATTCACTGGCCGGTGCGGTGGCCATTGCGCCGCATGTTTTCGTCGAGGACATTTCCGTCGCAAGCATCGCCGAAGCGAAGACGGCCTATGAAGAGTCCGATCTGCGCGCCAAGCTTGCGCGTCATCACGACGATGTTGATTCGGCCTTCTATGGCTGGAACGATGTCTGGCTGAGTGACGCGTTCCGGTCGTGGAACATCGTCGATGAACTCGACTGCATTCGTTGCCCGTTACTCGCCGTGCAAGGGTACGACGATCACTACGGCTCGATGGCCCAGATCGACACAATCGCGCAACGCGCTTCACAAACCGAGCTGGCAAAGCTCGATCGTTGCGGTCATTCGCCTCATCGGGATGCCCCGGACGCGCTCAATGATGCAATCGTCGCGTTTATCGGGAAGCACAACGCTTCTGCCGGGATCTAG